The Phaenicophaeus curvirostris isolate KB17595 chromosome 25, BPBGC_Pcur_1.0, whole genome shotgun sequence genome has a segment encoding these proteins:
- the USP2 gene encoding ubiquitin carboxyl-terminal hydrolase 2 isoform X1, with amino-acid sequence MSQLSSTLKRYVDSSRYAETSYSKAPSGYSPYTSYGSTLTTSYADPDKIGFKASYLASPRYHHTGLSPTSGYDSGRLPLYPDSSIRLSPSYIRTQARPSGIGLSGGTCYTFAGTPSSPSGYLPTSAPLSRRKSISHSDLAREFSGLHASDSSYAPTPSPPSHQDAGALQGLYQAAAHSDYVRGYLEGYGRRSSHNSLVTAPLGSALPPSGTRCASQTCERSDSCCDAPARDPTSSKAVQGLTGLRNLGNTCFMNSILQCLSNTKELRDFCLQNQYLRDLNNNSRMRTALMSEFAKLIQVLWTSSPNESVSPSEFKMQIQRYAPRFVGYNQQDAQEFLRFLLDGLHSEVNRVLVRPRASTDTLDHLPDDEKSRQMWRRYQEREDSRISDLFVGQLKSSLTCSECGYCSTAFDPFWDLSLPIPKKSYGEVTLMDCLRLFTKEDVLDGDEKPTCCRCKARTRCTKKFSIQKFPKILVLHLKRFSEARIRTSKLTTFVNFQLKDLDLREFASQSCNHAIYNLYAVSNHSGTTMGGHYTAYCKNPVSSEWHSFNDSRVTPMSSSHIRSSDAYLLFYELASPSSRM; translated from the exons ATGTCCCAGCTCTCCTCCACCCTGAAGCGATACGTTGACTCGTCCCGCTATGCAGAGACCTCCTACAGCAAAGCACCCAGTGGCTACAGCCCCTACACGTCCTATGGATCCACCTTGACCACATCCTACGCCGACCCTGACAAAATTGGCTTCAAAGCCAGCTACCTAGCGTCTCCCCGGTACCACCACACGGGGCTGTCCCCGACCAGTGGCTACGACAGCGGCCGGCTGCCCCTGTACCCCGACTCCAGCATCCGCCTGAGCCCCTCGTACATCCGCACCCAGGCTCGGCCCTCTGGCATCGGGCTGAGCGGGGGCACATGCTACACCTTCGCAGGGACCCCCAGCAGCCCCTCGGGCTACTTGCCCACCTCAGCACCCCTCAGCCGCCGCAAATCTATCAGCCACTCGGACCTGGCACGGGAGTTCTCGGGGCTGCACGCCTCGGACAGCAGCTACGcgcccacccccagccccccgagcCATCAGGATGCCGGGGCCCTGCAGGGTCTCTACCAAGCTGCTGCGCATTCCGACTACGTCCGAGGCTACCTGGAGGGCTACGGGAGGAGAAGTAGCCACAACAGCCTTGTCACGGCACCCCTGGGCTCTGCCCTGCCGCCCTCGGGCACCCGCTGTGCCAGCCAGACCTGTGAGAGGAGCGACAGCTGCTGCGACGCGCCCGCCCGGGACCCCACG AGCTCCAAGGCGGTGCAGGGGCTGACCGGCTTGCGGAACCTCGGCAACACG TGCTTCATGAACTCCATCCTGCAGTGCCTGAGCAACACCAAGGAGCTGCGGGATTTCTGCCTGCAGAACCAGTACCTGCGGGACCTCAACAACAACAGCCGCATGCGCACCGCGCTCATGTCAG AGTTTGCAAAGCTGATTCAGGTACTCTGGACCTCATCCCCCAACGAGAGTGTGAGCCCCTCCGAGTTCAAGATGCAGATCCAGAGATACGCCCCGCGCTTCGTCGGCTACAA CCAGCAGGATGCACAGGAGTTCCTGCGGTTCCTCCTCGACGGGCTGCACAGCGAGGTGAACCGCGTGCTGGTGCGGCCGCGGGCCAGCACAGACACCCTGGACCATCTCCC GGACGATGAGAAGAGCCGCCAGATGTGGAGGAGGTACCAGGAGAGGGAGGACAGCCGCATCAGCG ACCTCTTTGTTGGGCAGCTGAAGAGCTCGCTGACCTGCAGCGAGTGTGGCTACTGCTCCACAGCCTTCGACCCCTTCTGggacctgtccctgcccatccccAAG AAAAGCTATGGGGAGGTGACACTCATGGACTGCCTACGGCTCTTCACCAAAGAGGATGTGCTGGATGGAGACGAGAAACcg ACGTGTTGTCGCTGCAAAGCCAGGACGAGGTGCACAAAGAAATTCAGCATCCAGAAGTTCCCCAAGATCCTGGTGCTTC ACCTGAAGCGCTTCTCAGAGGCCAGGATACGAACGAGCAAGCTCACCACCTTTGTCAACTTCCAGCTGAAGGACTTGGACCTCCGGGAGTTTGCCTCGCAGAGCTGCA ACCACGCCATTTACAACCTCTACGCCGTCTCCAACCATTCGGGCACCACCATGGGGGGACATTACACTGCCTACTGCAAGAATCCCGTCTCCAGCGAGTGGCACAGTTTCAACGACTCCCG CGTAACCCCGATGTCATCGAGCCACATCCGCAGCAGCGATGCCTACCTGCTCTTCTACGAGCTGGCGAGCCCGTCCTCCCGCATGTag
- the USP2 gene encoding ubiquitin carboxyl-terminal hydrolase 2 isoform X2: protein MRDSYTVTLPEEPPALPDLHKELRPRASMPGSLLVSTFVGLVLNKTKSSKAVQGLTGLRNLGNTCFMNSILQCLSNTKELRDFCLQNQYLRDLNNNSRMRTALMSEFAKLIQVLWTSSPNESVSPSEFKMQIQRYAPRFVGYNQQDAQEFLRFLLDGLHSEVNRVLVRPRASTDTLDHLPDDEKSRQMWRRYQEREDSRISDLFVGQLKSSLTCSECGYCSTAFDPFWDLSLPIPKKSYGEVTLMDCLRLFTKEDVLDGDEKPTCCRCKARTRCTKKFSIQKFPKILVLHLKRFSEARIRTSKLTTFVNFQLKDLDLREFASQSCNHAIYNLYAVSNHSGTTMGGHYTAYCKNPVSSEWHSFNDSRVTPMSSSHIRSSDAYLLFYELASPSSRM, encoded by the exons ATGAGGGACTCGTACACGGTGACGCTGCCCGAGGAGCCCCCCGCGCTCCCCGACCTCCACAAGGAGCTGCGGCCTCGCGCCTCCATGCCGGGGTCCCTCCTGGTCTCCACTTTCGTCGGGTTGGTTCTCAACAAGACCAAG AGCTCCAAGGCGGTGCAGGGGCTGACCGGCTTGCGGAACCTCGGCAACACG TGCTTCATGAACTCCATCCTGCAGTGCCTGAGCAACACCAAGGAGCTGCGGGATTTCTGCCTGCAGAACCAGTACCTGCGGGACCTCAACAACAACAGCCGCATGCGCACCGCGCTCATGTCAG AGTTTGCAAAGCTGATTCAGGTACTCTGGACCTCATCCCCCAACGAGAGTGTGAGCCCCTCCGAGTTCAAGATGCAGATCCAGAGATACGCCCCGCGCTTCGTCGGCTACAA CCAGCAGGATGCACAGGAGTTCCTGCGGTTCCTCCTCGACGGGCTGCACAGCGAGGTGAACCGCGTGCTGGTGCGGCCGCGGGCCAGCACAGACACCCTGGACCATCTCCC GGACGATGAGAAGAGCCGCCAGATGTGGAGGAGGTACCAGGAGAGGGAGGACAGCCGCATCAGCG ACCTCTTTGTTGGGCAGCTGAAGAGCTCGCTGACCTGCAGCGAGTGTGGCTACTGCTCCACAGCCTTCGACCCCTTCTGggacctgtccctgcccatccccAAG AAAAGCTATGGGGAGGTGACACTCATGGACTGCCTACGGCTCTTCACCAAAGAGGATGTGCTGGATGGAGACGAGAAACcg ACGTGTTGTCGCTGCAAAGCCAGGACGAGGTGCACAAAGAAATTCAGCATCCAGAAGTTCCCCAAGATCCTGGTGCTTC ACCTGAAGCGCTTCTCAGAGGCCAGGATACGAACGAGCAAGCTCACCACCTTTGTCAACTTCCAGCTGAAGGACTTGGACCTCCGGGAGTTTGCCTCGCAGAGCTGCA ACCACGCCATTTACAACCTCTACGCCGTCTCCAACCATTCGGGCACCACCATGGGGGGACATTACACTGCCTACTGCAAGAATCCCGTCTCCAGCGAGTGGCACAGTTTCAACGACTCCCG CGTAACCCCGATGTCATCGAGCCACATCCGCAGCAGCGATGCCTACCTGCTCTTCTACGAGCTGGCGAGCCCGTCCTCCCGCATGTag
- the MFRP gene encoding membrane frizzled-related protein isoform X1, protein MKDLTEITLCPEALDHSKTEFCNPVFEGEESQAAPSAKHLPEEDGTSPASPQDALGQRPWGQAGWQYRPDCKFTWLCVALMSTILLFLIALLLGVVIHQLTTPQTPSAPAAALPARATSPAKPTRRAPLSPRTAATPTQSRLPAATTPAPACGGILRGPEGSFSSPNYPGPYPPDALCIWRIEVSPGFAIQLKMETFSVEGAASCFFDRVELYEEQGASSSDPAPARGGPARFCGNVVPPTFNTNSNHLRVIFVSDSSVGAPGFSARYRAVAPSEKTCAWDEHLCDQGLCLLLGFVCDGFHDCEDKSDEANCSLKHKECGGPLTTLDGHFSTPNHPQPYPHQQLCLWQISVPVGHVIDLHFHNFSLESHEDCSFDFVEVHDSAGTGAASLMGRFCGHQLPPTLTSSRHVMTVLFVADEGVADDGFFATYQARNATEKTCSPAEFSCGNGECRALESVCDGWHDCPDGTDELNCTGVSYPAFGSVCEPVEVEMCLGLGYNATSFPNIWLAIPDQEGAAEVLQDYQTLMELPCFQHLRLLICSLFVPKCTPDGGVLQPCRAVCLAAETRCQQSLSLLGILWPINCNILPDSDDPIECFQP, encoded by the exons ATGAAAGACCTCACCGAGATCACGCTTTGCCCTGAAGCTCTGGACCACAGCAAG ACCGAGTTCTGCAACCCTGTCTTCGAGGGTGAGGAGTCCCAGGCAGCGCCAAGCGCCAAGCACCTGCCAGAGGAGGATGGGACCAGCCCTGCGTCGCCCCAGGACGCCCTCG GCCAGCGGCCCTGGGGCCAGGCGGGCTGGCAGTACCGCCCCGACTGCAAGTTCACCTGGCTCTGTGTGGCTCTGATGAGcaccatcctcctcttcctcatcgCCCTCCTGCTGGGCGTCGTCATCCACC AGCTGACGACCCCGCAGACGCCCAGCGCCCCCGCTGCAGCCCTGCCCGCCCGGGCCACCAGCCCCGCGAAGCCCACCCGCAGggcccccctgtcccccagaACCGCTGCCACCCCAACCCAGAGCCGGCTGCCCGCAGCCACCACGCCAGCGCCAG CCTGCGGTGGGATCCTGCGCGGTCCCGAGGGCTCCTTCAGCTCTCCCAACTACCCCGGCCCCTACCCGCCTGACGCCCTCTGCATCTGGCGCATCGAGGTGAGCCCCGGCTTCGCCATCCAGCTGAAGATGGAGACGTTCAGCGTGGAGGGTGCAGCCTCCTGCTTCTTTGACCGCGTGGAGCTCTACGAGGAGCAAGGGGCCAGCAGCTCGGACCCTGCCCCAGCTCGGGGGGGCCCAGCCAG GTTTTGCGGCAACGTGGTCCCTCCGACCTTCAACACCAACTCCAACCACTTACGCGTCATCTTCGTCTCCGACAGCAGCGTGGGAGCCCCAGGCTTCAGCGCCCGCTATCGCGCCGTGGCTCCCAGTGAGA aGACCTGCGCCTGGGACGAGCACTTGTGCGATCAGGGGCTCTGCCTCCTCCTGGGCTTCGTCTGCGACGGGTTCCACGACTGCGAGGACAAGAGCGACGAGGCCAACTGCAGCCTGAAACACAAAG AGTGCGGGGGGCCGCTGACCACCCTGGACGGGCACTTCTCCACCCCGAACCATCCCCAGCCGTACCCGCACCAGCAG CTGTGCCTCTGGCAGATCTCGGTGCCCGTGGGCCACGTCATCGATCTGCACTTCCACAACTTCAGCCTGGAGTCACACGAGGACTGCAGCTTCGACTTCGTGGAGGTGCACGACAGCGCGGGCACGGGGGCAGCCAGCCTCATGGGCAG GTTCTGCGGCCACCAGCTGCCGCCCACCCTGACCTCCTCACGCCACGTCATGACCGTCCTCTTCGTGGCAGACGAGGGAGTAGCAGATGATGGGTTTTTCGCCACCTACCAAGCTCGCAACGCCACCGAGA AGACCTGCAGCCCCGCAGAGTTCTCCTGCGGAAACGGTGAGTGCCGGGCGCTGGAGTCGGTGTGTGACGGCTGGCACGACTGTCCTGATGGCACCGACGAGCTGAACTGCACTGGGGTCTCCTACCCAGCCTTTG GGTCTGTCTGTGAGCCTGTGGAAGTGGAGATGTGCCTGGGGCTGGGCTACAATGCCACCTCCTTCCCCAACATCTGGCTGGCCATCCCGGACCAGGAGGGAGCTGCCGAGGTGCTCCAGGACTACCAG ACGCTGATGGAGCTGCCCTGCTTCCAGCACCTCCGCCTCCTCATCTGCAGCCTCTTCGTGCCCAAGTGCACCCCGGACGGGGGTGTCCTGCAGCCCTGCCGCGCCGTGTGCCTGGCTGCGGAGACGCGGTGCCAACAGTCCCTCAGCCTCCTCGGCATCCTCTGGCCCATCAACTGCAACATCCTTCCCGATTCCGATGACCCCATAGAGTGCTTCCAACCCTGA
- the MFRP gene encoding membrane frizzled-related protein isoform X2, with protein sequence MKDLTEITLCPEALDHSKTEFCNPVFEGEESQAAPSAKHLPEEDGTSPASPQDALGQRPWGQAGWQYRPDCKFTWLCVALMSTILLFLIALLLGVVIHQLTTPQTPSAPAAALPARATSPAKPTRRAPLSPRTAATPTQSRLPAATTPAPACGGILRGPEGSFSSPNYPGPYPPDALCIWRIEVSPGFAIQLKMETFSVEGAASCFFDRVELYEEQGASSSDPAPARGGPARFCGNVVPPTFNTNSNHLRVIFVSDSSVGAPGFSARYRAVAPSEKTCAWDEHLCDQGLCLLLGFVCDGFHDCEDKSDEANCSLKHKECGGPLTTLDGHFSTPNHPQPYPHQQISVPVGHVIDLHFHNFSLESHEDCSFDFVEVHDSAGTGAASLMGRFCGHQLPPTLTSSRHVMTVLFVADEGVADDGFFATYQARNATEKTCSPAEFSCGNGECRALESVCDGWHDCPDGTDELNCTGVSYPAFGSVCEPVEVEMCLGLGYNATSFPNIWLAIPDQEGAAEVLQDYQTLMELPCFQHLRLLICSLFVPKCTPDGGVLQPCRAVCLAAETRCQQSLSLLGILWPINCNILPDSDDPIECFQP encoded by the exons ATGAAAGACCTCACCGAGATCACGCTTTGCCCTGAAGCTCTGGACCACAGCAAG ACCGAGTTCTGCAACCCTGTCTTCGAGGGTGAGGAGTCCCAGGCAGCGCCAAGCGCCAAGCACCTGCCAGAGGAGGATGGGACCAGCCCTGCGTCGCCCCAGGACGCCCTCG GCCAGCGGCCCTGGGGCCAGGCGGGCTGGCAGTACCGCCCCGACTGCAAGTTCACCTGGCTCTGTGTGGCTCTGATGAGcaccatcctcctcttcctcatcgCCCTCCTGCTGGGCGTCGTCATCCACC AGCTGACGACCCCGCAGACGCCCAGCGCCCCCGCTGCAGCCCTGCCCGCCCGGGCCACCAGCCCCGCGAAGCCCACCCGCAGggcccccctgtcccccagaACCGCTGCCACCCCAACCCAGAGCCGGCTGCCCGCAGCCACCACGCCAGCGCCAG CCTGCGGTGGGATCCTGCGCGGTCCCGAGGGCTCCTTCAGCTCTCCCAACTACCCCGGCCCCTACCCGCCTGACGCCCTCTGCATCTGGCGCATCGAGGTGAGCCCCGGCTTCGCCATCCAGCTGAAGATGGAGACGTTCAGCGTGGAGGGTGCAGCCTCCTGCTTCTTTGACCGCGTGGAGCTCTACGAGGAGCAAGGGGCCAGCAGCTCGGACCCTGCCCCAGCTCGGGGGGGCCCAGCCAG GTTTTGCGGCAACGTGGTCCCTCCGACCTTCAACACCAACTCCAACCACTTACGCGTCATCTTCGTCTCCGACAGCAGCGTGGGAGCCCCAGGCTTCAGCGCCCGCTATCGCGCCGTGGCTCCCAGTGAGA aGACCTGCGCCTGGGACGAGCACTTGTGCGATCAGGGGCTCTGCCTCCTCCTGGGCTTCGTCTGCGACGGGTTCCACGACTGCGAGGACAAGAGCGACGAGGCCAACTGCAGCCTGAAACACAAAG AGTGCGGGGGGCCGCTGACCACCCTGGACGGGCACTTCTCCACCCCGAACCATCCCCAGCCGTACCCGCACCAGCAG ATCTCGGTGCCCGTGGGCCACGTCATCGATCTGCACTTCCACAACTTCAGCCTGGAGTCACACGAGGACTGCAGCTTCGACTTCGTGGAGGTGCACGACAGCGCGGGCACGGGGGCAGCCAGCCTCATGGGCAG GTTCTGCGGCCACCAGCTGCCGCCCACCCTGACCTCCTCACGCCACGTCATGACCGTCCTCTTCGTGGCAGACGAGGGAGTAGCAGATGATGGGTTTTTCGCCACCTACCAAGCTCGCAACGCCACCGAGA AGACCTGCAGCCCCGCAGAGTTCTCCTGCGGAAACGGTGAGTGCCGGGCGCTGGAGTCGGTGTGTGACGGCTGGCACGACTGTCCTGATGGCACCGACGAGCTGAACTGCACTGGGGTCTCCTACCCAGCCTTTG GGTCTGTCTGTGAGCCTGTGGAAGTGGAGATGTGCCTGGGGCTGGGCTACAATGCCACCTCCTTCCCCAACATCTGGCTGGCCATCCCGGACCAGGAGGGAGCTGCCGAGGTGCTCCAGGACTACCAG ACGCTGATGGAGCTGCCCTGCTTCCAGCACCTCCGCCTCCTCATCTGCAGCCTCTTCGTGCCCAAGTGCACCCCGGACGGGGGTGTCCTGCAGCCCTGCCGCGCCGTGTGCCTGGCTGCGGAGACGCGGTGCCAACAGTCCCTCAGCCTCCTCGGCATCCTCTGGCCCATCAACTGCAACATCCTTCCCGATTCCGATGACCCCATAGAGTGCTTCCAACCCTGA
- the C1QTNF5 gene encoding complement C1q tumor necrosis factor-related protein 5, which yields MRRRRGGGGEAAFPRAFVRAKWSGRAIGEQRGAGIGAAGSRPSTADEMKQLFLLFLLGLIASSLQIEDNKIPGLCSGQPGIPGTPGLHGGQGLPGRDGRDGRDGAMGMPGEKGEMGPPGAPGPRGEVGSPGADGMHGEKGAQGECAVAPRSAFSAKRSESRSPPLPDQPIRFDVVLVNEQGHYDPGTGKFTCEVPGLYYFAVHATVYRASLQFDIMKNGHSIASFFQYYGNWPKPTSLSGGALVPLEPEDEVWVQVGVGDYIGFYASVKTDSTFTGFLVYSYWKNSAVFA from the exons atgaggaggaggagaggggggggTGGAGAGGCTGCCTTTCCTAGGGCCTTCGTCAGAGCGAAGTGGTCAGGAAGAGCAATCGGAGAGCAACGAGGCGCTGGGATCGGAGCAGCGGGATCGCG cccctccacagcAGATGAGATGAAgcagctcttcctcctcttcctcctcggGCTCATCGCCAGCTCCTTGCAGATCGAAGACAACAAGATCCCTGGGCTGTGCTCGGGGCAGCCGGGCATCCCAGGGACACCAGGCTTGCACGGGGGGCAGGGTCTGCCAGGCAGAGACGGCCGAGACGGCCGGGATGGAGCGATGGGGATGccaggggagaagggagagatggGCCCTCCAG GAGCTCCGGGTCCCCGCGGAGAGGTGGGCAGCCCCGGCGCGGACGGCATGCACGGTGAGAAGGGGGCGCAGGGCGAGTGCGCGGTGGCTCCCCGCTCAGCCTTCAGCGCCAAGCGCTCCGAGTCGCGCAGCCCGCCGCTGCCCGACCAGCCCATCCGCTTCGACGTGGTGCTGGTCAACGAGCAGGGCCACTACGACCCCGGCACGGGCAAGTTCACCTGCGAGGTGCCCGGCCTCTACTACTTCGCCGTCCACGCCACCGTTTACCGCGCCAGCCTCCAGTTCGACATCATGAAGAACGGCCACTCCATCGCCTCCTTCTTCCAGTACTACGGGAACTGGCCCAAGCCCACCTCGCTCTCGGGGGGAGCCCTGGTCCCCCTGGAGCCCGAGGACGAGGTGTGGGTGCAGGTGGGTGTCGGGGACTACATCGGCTTCTACGCCAGCGTCAAGACGGACAGCACCTTCACCGGCTTCCTCGTCTACTCCTACTGGAAAAACTCCGCTGTCTTCGCCTGA